One genomic window of Streptomyces sp. NBC_01498 includes the following:
- a CDS encoding DUF7873 family protein has product MPKLNQIIAVEKGVKSKALQELTQAHQDVQKPALLAGISRTYQPKDEEGEQLPPESTRVQIKAEDALRATAGTLTRLFDVTATKDWANRSAVADVVVDGTVLLTQVPVPYLLFLEKQLTDLHTFVRKLPVLDASESWNLDPSTDSWKTDPVRTIRTKKVPRNHVKAEATEKHPAQVEVYYEDVPVGYWTTVKFSGALPARRVNELLDRVEKLQQSVKFAREEANNTEVTDQRVGDAVFGYLFR; this is encoded by the coding sequence GTGCCGAAGCTGAATCAGATCATCGCTGTCGAAAAGGGCGTCAAGTCCAAGGCCCTCCAGGAGCTTACCCAGGCTCACCAGGACGTGCAGAAGCCCGCCCTGCTGGCCGGCATCTCCCGGACCTACCAGCCCAAGGACGAGGAGGGTGAGCAGCTGCCGCCCGAGTCCACGCGGGTGCAGATCAAGGCCGAGGACGCTCTGCGGGCGACCGCCGGGACACTGACGCGGCTCTTCGACGTGACTGCGACGAAGGACTGGGCGAACCGGTCCGCGGTCGCGGACGTGGTGGTCGACGGTACGGTGCTGTTGACCCAGGTGCCCGTGCCGTACCTGTTGTTCCTGGAGAAGCAACTCACGGACCTGCACACCTTCGTGCGCAAGCTGCCGGTGCTCGACGCCTCCGAGTCGTGGAACCTGGATCCCTCGACCGACTCGTGGAAGACGGACCCGGTGCGGACCATCCGCACGAAGAAGGTTCCGCGCAATCACGTGAAGGCCGAGGCCACGGAGAAGCACCCGGCGCAGGTCGAGGTGTACTACGAGGACGTCCCGGTCGGTTACTGGACCACGGTGAAGTTCTCCGGCGCGCTGCCCGCCCGGCGGGTCAACGAGCTCCTCGACCGCGTCGAGAAGCTCCAGCAGTCCGTCAAGTTCGCCCGCGAGGAAGCGAACAACACCGAGGTCACCGACCAGCGGGTCGGCGACGCGGTATTCGGCTACCTCTTCCGGTAG
- a CDS encoding phytanoyl-CoA dioxygenase family protein: MDDTTLISRFLRDGFVKLEGAVAPRVAADCARLLWRETGRAPDDPSTWTQPVHWVGGMAQGPFAAAPNSPSLQRAYDLLVGAGRWEPRYSLGTFPLRFPHEEEPEDAGWHIEGSYLPEGESWYFTNLRSQGRALLMLFLFSEVGEEDAPTRIRVGSHLDVPKVLEKYGEDGASGLTLAPDLVAASDHRPLALATGSPGDVFLCHPFLVHAAQPHHGVRPRFMAQPPLLPAAPYELERADGAYSPVEIAIRRGLGQDTPGPNADGTDRGAG; encoded by the coding sequence ATGGATGACACGACCTTGATTTCCCGCTTTCTCCGCGACGGCTTCGTGAAGCTGGAGGGCGCCGTCGCGCCGCGCGTGGCCGCGGACTGCGCGCGGCTGCTGTGGCGGGAGACGGGCCGCGCCCCGGATGACCCGTCGACGTGGACACAGCCCGTCCACTGGGTGGGCGGCATGGCGCAGGGGCCGTTCGCTGCCGCACCCAACTCCCCGTCGCTGCAGCGCGCGTACGACCTGCTCGTCGGCGCGGGGCGCTGGGAGCCGCGCTACTCGCTGGGCACGTTCCCGCTGCGCTTCCCGCACGAGGAGGAGCCGGAAGACGCGGGCTGGCACATCGAGGGGAGCTATCTGCCGGAGGGTGAGAGCTGGTACTTCACGAATCTGCGCTCCCAGGGCCGGGCGCTGCTGATGCTGTTCCTGTTCAGCGAGGTGGGTGAGGAGGACGCGCCGACCCGGATCCGGGTCGGTTCACACCTCGACGTGCCGAAGGTGCTGGAGAAGTACGGGGAGGACGGGGCGAGCGGGCTGACTCTCGCCCCCGATCTGGTGGCGGCGTCCGACCACCGGCCGCTCGCCCTTGCGACCGGGTCCCCGGGCGACGTCTTCCTGTGCCATCCGTTCCTGGTGCACGCGGCGCAACCGCACCACGGGGTGCGCCCACGCTTTATGGCGCAGCCGCCGCTGCTGCCGGCCGCACCGTACGAACTGGAGCGGGCCGACGGCGCGTACTCACCCGTGGAGATCGCGATCCGCCGCGGCCTGGGACAGGACACCCCCGGCCCGAACGCAGACGGCACCGACCGCGGCGCCGGATAG
- a CDS encoding HAD domain-containing protein: MTGSVQRPLLFLDVDGPLIPFGAVSQVYQTSATGAEPLGADANPLLTRINPAHGPRLTELSCEMVWATTWMADANECIAPRIGLPQLAVVVWPEPSDIDDQDERIGLHWKTRALVEWAAGRPFIWVDDEVTDIDRAWVAAHHQGQALLHRVDPRHGLTDSDYAALDLWLRQPV, translated from the coding sequence GTGACTGGCTCGGTGCAGCGTCCGCTGCTGTTTCTCGATGTCGATGGACCACTCATCCCGTTCGGGGCGGTGTCCCAGGTGTATCAGACCTCTGCGACGGGTGCCGAACCACTTGGCGCCGACGCGAATCCGCTTCTGACCAGGATCAATCCCGCACACGGACCCCGGCTGACGGAGCTCTCGTGCGAGATGGTCTGGGCGACGACATGGATGGCTGACGCGAACGAGTGCATCGCGCCCCGCATCGGTCTGCCGCAGCTGGCAGTGGTGGTCTGGCCGGAGCCGTCCGACATCGACGACCAGGATGAGCGGATCGGACTGCACTGGAAGACCCGCGCACTTGTCGAATGGGCGGCGGGACGCCCGTTCATCTGGGTCGACGACGAGGTCACCGACATCGATCGGGCCTGGGTCGCCGCCCATCATCAGGGGCAAGCCTTGCTCCATCGTGTCGATCCCCGTCATGGCCTGACGGACAGCGACTATGCCGCTCTCGACTTGTGGCTGCGACAGCCCGTCTGA